CATCATAGTTGTATTCATGGTACTTAATGCTGCGATGTATGAAATAAAACATGTCTAAATAACTAACTGAATACTTTCTAGATCAGGCATGTCCACAATTTACACTGAAACACAGTGGTAATGAATTTCAACATACTTAATGGAAGTCTCTGCGTCTCTGGCTGCTTTGTTGAGGTATTCTGATGCCATGTGTGCGTTGTGTCTCATTGTGCTTAGTGCAGCGCTTTCTCCTGCTCGAAGTCGCTCATTTTCACATTTGCATGTGTCTAGCTGGCTCtgaggatgaaaaaaaaagaaggattaggtctgatttaaaaaaagaaatcaagaaAACAATTAGCAATGTAATCATATGTaactcatacactatatgtccaaatgtttgtggatacccctactaatgaatgcatttagcaactaagctgcacccattgctgatgcagatgtgcaaatgccagTGCAAAGGTTGTCGAGTCCCTGAAAAGAAGCAGAgtaggactcactggagcagacaaacatgaacctgttggcatcatgcattgagctgtggagcgtggaactgttctctggtttgatggtgctccatccagtacttttttgatgagttggggatacggtggggtggtgatcatccaacatcctgacctcactaatgcttttgtcactgaatgctattaaatcctcacagcaaagctccaaaatTTGGTGGAAAGTTAttccaaaagcaggataaacagttttttttgtttgttttgtttttaataaatatgctTGATTTGaaagaatcaatgaatgagcaggtgtcccaatacttttgtccatatagtgcaggtCAAAAGACAACTGTAAAATCAAACCTGGAGTTGCTGGACCTCTTGTTTCAGTTTAGATAAATTGTTTTCAGCTTTAACAGCCCGCTTCTGTGTAAGAGATTGAGACTATATTGAGGACAGATGTAGATCATTTAAATtacactgtaatactgtaaaacaACTTCATACCGTCATTAACTGAAGATTTTGTTCCACAGACTGCACCATTGTCTCCAAGGCTTTAGCTTCCCTCTCTTCTTGCAGCTTTCGGTTGTGCAACTCATCTTTGAGTTGTCTGATCCTGCATAGCATCGACAGGTTTTCTGATTAGATCTACATATTTCTGATTCCATCCACATGTTTGAAAAACAGCACACAGACCGCTCACACTTTTACAAAGATTATAATGCTAAAACGCAGTGGTTACCAACTCTCCCGGAGATCTACCTTCCTGAAGACGTTAGATCCAGCCCTAATCCACAGGACCAATTGTCCCCCATAAATGCCTTCTGAAGACACTGACTAGCTGAATGAAGAATGTTGAGTTTGTGTATGAGGTGAGACCTGCAGAAAGGTGGAACTCCAGTAGGGTTGGTGACCATGGCTTTAGACCAACCAAACCAACCTCTGGTCTACAGTGATTTTTAATATAGTCAAACACTGGATAAAGATTTAACATCATGACTTTGCTTGTCAAACGTTTTGTAGTTATAATTTCTTCCGacaaattcacatttttttaatttctgtGGTTTTGTTAAAAATTAGTAGCCAAAAAGACTGAGTgtaatatgatatataataaaaaaaataattaaaaaagattttaacTTTACCTTACGTAAACTTTTAGTGGGACTTACTGtatgattttattccaagccattttagagcatttctattggccctgTTATCATCacattttgatacaatgtaaagaacagctgctaGATTTAAGTAATGTCAATAAGTGAAAAACAGCCAAAATGGGGAcacaagatttttgcatgaccgtgACGCCATGGACAAAAGGAAATGTACAACTGGTatacactcatatatatatatatatatatcaaaaaaGGTGGATTCTTACTTTGTGGAGTCCGTCTCTGACTTTTTTATAAGTTCTCTGATTTGCTTCCTAAGCAGAGAATTTTCTTCTCTTAGCtagaaaagacagaaatgtaTGACTCCtctcattatatatacattaataaagaccacaaacaaataaaataacccaGGATCTCACTACCTTTTGCTGGTCCCTAATCCTGTTCTCAGTGCTGCTTATCTTAGTGTGGTAGGAGATATCGATGACTGAGGTCTCCTCATCTCCTTCATAGCTGCCGGTGCTTCTCCTGAGGACATGAGTCTTTGGTGAGAAGCCCTCCTCTAGTTCCCAGTCATTTGCAGTGTCGTCCTTGTCTTCATTGGACAGTAGCGAGTGGTCCAGGTAAGCACCGGGTTTCCCACACAGTCCTAACTCATGTGCCTCTTCGATGGCCGAAGGCTGGTAACTTTCAGTCCATTCATCGTCAGGTTCAGTGTCAAAGGACTGACCAAGCAGCGAGGGATCTGTGAAAAACGGACCTTTGTGGCTGTGGTCGAAGCCACGGGGGTAGTTATATTCGTCTTCCACTTGACAGGCACCACCATATGCTTTCTGCAggtattaataacattaataaagtCACTGATATCCAAAGACAGACTGTGAATAATCATTCCGACTGTTAACTATTTAACCCAAGACTCATTATTTAGTATGAGTTCAGGTTAGAGTTCATAAATAAATCAGTAATTAATACAAAACTAATATGTATAAAGTTATGAGAGTGAGAAACTGAAGTGAGGGTCCACATATAAGATTCACTAGCTTTCCCATTCTTATAATGTAAATACAGACCTCAATACAGACCCTACTTTAGGGGATGCACGTGGTCAACAATCAtaattcattatatttatatacatgctAAGCAAAAATGATCCATAGAAAAGCTGAGCTGGAATTCCAAAGTCTAGGGGCAAATTAATAGCATTCGGGGGGGAAACTGGCCAAAGCTGTTTCTAATGTAGTTCACCTCAAGACCATCAGTGGTGCCGAACGGTTGGTTTTTGCTCCGGATGAATTCTTTAAAAGAGAAAGGGTTCAGTTCATCCCCACCCTCTTTTGGCTCATCTACAGGATCTGAAAGCACAAAGTACATTAAATCCCAACCACATATAATGAAGaataaaacaatacatattttaaaagatTGATAAGGATCTAGGTAGCTTATGTATTCTGCAtgcaaaacagaaagagagcTAAGATGTGGATGAACATCTAACAGCTCATCATTTGATACTGTTGATCTGAAATTCTAAAATGAGGATATTCATTTGAATAAAATAAGTAGCCCTGTATGGTTATTTAGGCAATAGTTTTGTCTATATGTGAAATGTTAGACAACACACTTATAACATAAATACCAGATGCAACAGTTGTCTTCCTTTAGCTTTAGGTGCCTCTGGATCCCAAATGACAGCTAATCAGCTGCTTTATGTAGTCTGTCTGCAATAGGAGGCGATAATACTCACCATCATCCTCAATGATGAGCTTTTTCTTGGATGCTTTGTGTTTGGACATCTCTGATGTGTAGCTAATTTCTAATGCTCCTCCACTGTCAGACAGAATATGCCCCCCTTTGAGCTGCAGCAGGGGGTCTTCCCTTCCCTGCCCAGCTCTTAGAGCAGCGAACTGTCAACCAAAACAACCCAAATAATCTGTACGTCGTGTCCCtattctagctagctagctacctccaGACTTCTGTCTAAATTAGGACACAACTATGTAAACTTCGGCTAACTGACATCACTCCCCTCCTTTCGAGTGCTGGTCTTCTTCCCTCAGGTTGAAAGCGGGTTCCTGCTTGAAACCGATGGCGATATCGCCTCCTAGTGGTTTGGCAGCTACAGGAACGAGTCTGTCCAAGGGGCCACGGCTGCGTCCCAAACCACAAACTACCCAGCGACTGCCAGTGATACTAGCTACCGTTCTAGAGCTGGATTCCTAAAAGCACATTATCATAAATAGGTTTCTGTATCACTAGAAAGACCGATATTAGTGGAATAGTAACATGAAGGTCATTTCAAAGGTTTGAAAGGTTTCTTTAACCACGGCATTACCCTCATTACCAGCAGACTAGTTCACCAATTCACTGCCATACGTGAAGTCTGCCCTACCATACACCTTACcctgtgtattttctgcttgtAATTGATGTGCATTGTTTGTATATTATTGCCCTTGTATAGTCTGTGTATGGCTTCTATATTGTGTTTTGTCTGTAAAGTATATGTACATGGTCTAAAATGTACTGGAGAGACACAATTCTATGTGTGTGCCCAATACATCAGATTATTAAATCAGCaaccaataataaaaaaacctgAAAATTAAAATTGGTTCATTCATGTCAACTCCAAAATGTGAAATACTTTATAAATACACTTTCTTTAAAAACAGGAAATCAATCCCTTGCATGTAATTGTAATAATTTATGCATGTATTTTTGCATATAGTTTGCTGATTTGCTACTGTAGGCTAATGTTTCAGTGTGAGGAAAGTTATAAGTGCAATGTGTTATACAATGTTGTTCATTTTGTTCAGTGTTTATCATTAAAAAACtttcttttaaatgtaaaatatatttttacaatcgcaaattgtaattgtaaatagttgttttattgttttcttatattgttttatatttgtaatattataaaatgtttCAGGAAAGGCCCACACGACAATATAAAATCGTATTTCCCTTGCAAGTGTAGCCTTAATGTTTGATAATCATtaatattgaaaaaaataatattaataggaaaaaatagattaaaaaatcttattaataataaaaacccGTTATATTATAGGCTGTGACAAAACAGTCGAATCGCCCAATCAGAACGCAGAGAGAAAACCGCGCATGCGTAGTCAAACCGTCCCGTTCTTCCGTGTACAGTTGTCGCCTGCATCACAGGTGTCAACAAAACAGGCTGAATATAGCCACCTATTTCATCAGAATACATGTTATACCCGAATATATATTAAACTCGGGTTAGAGGGATTAACTCGAGACAAGCTATGCGGGTGAAAATGACGGAGCAACGTTAATAACTGGAGCTTGTCCAGTTAGTTACAGTGTCGGGGCTGGAGAAGGAGTCCTAGGGCAGCCGGAGCCGAGCACACATCCAGACACATTAATGCACATTTAGACTGTAGATTCGCCAAGTAGCAGCGATGTTCGTACAAGAAGAGAAGATATTCGCAGGGAAAGTGCTGAAGATCCACATCTGCACCATGGAGGGCGCCGAGTGGCTGGAGGAAGTGACCGAAGATACCACCATAGAGAAGCTCAAGGAGAAATGCCTGAAGCATGTACGTAGCTGACTGGCTGACAGGCGAGCGCGGTTTTCTGACTCCCTTTCCCCCTAATTTTTGGGATTTTATTTGTAGCTTTATGTTCTCGGCTACCTTCCTTCCTGGGCTTTATTCAGGCCCAGTGGGATCGTCACTGCCATTGCCAAGTATTTTTAGAAACCAGCAGGCGAGTAGACGGAGCTATTTATAATTCAGCAACTCGGGCTGTCACCTAGCTGAAGCTGGGGTTTGTTGGTTAGCTACAGCCACATACACTCAGACTGAGCCTGCATTAGAGTTTAGCTGCTGAAATGATCTTATGACCCCAAAACTGTCCTCTGTGTCCAGTTTTGAGTGTGCAGCTGTTCACAACCTCCATATGGGCCCCTCCACAACCATGTGACATTCAGATATTACATCTGAACTGAGAATTTGATACTCATGATACTTCTGTCTCGATGACCGCTGGGCTCTGCATCTAACTGCAATGCTTTTTTGCAGCGGATGCAGAATgtaaatgatatatattatatcattttAATAGAATATGCATTGTTTAATTTGAGAAAATATCAAGAAACTGCAGTGTTTAGATTATGATAGTTGTTACCGTTCATTTCCGCTGATCTCCTACTGATTAATGTCAGTATCTGAAATTTAGAATTTCCTTTGGTTCAGATGTTTATTTAGATT
This Salminus brasiliensis chromosome 20, fSalBra1.hap2, whole genome shotgun sequence DNA region includes the following protein-coding sequences:
- the entr1 gene encoding endosome-associated-trafficking regulator 1, with translation MSKHKASKKKLIIEDDDPVDEPKEGGDELNPFSFKEFIRSKNQPFGTTDGLEKAYGGACQVEDEYNYPRGFDHSHKGPFFTDPSLLGQSFDTEPDDEWTESYQPSAIEEAHELGLCGKPGAYLDHSLLSNEDKDDTANDWELEEGFSPKTHVLRRSTGSYEGDEETSVIDISYHTKISSTENRIRDQQKLREENSLLRKQIRELIKKSETDSTKIRQLKDELHNRKLQEEREAKALETMVQSVEQNLQLMTKRAVKAENNLSKLKQEVQQLQSQLDTCKCENERLRAGESAALSTMRHNAHMASEYLNKAARDAETSIKQLLTGREALCLVSQLLGSIDKITEIPE